A part of Entelurus aequoreus isolate RoL-2023_Sb linkage group LG10, RoL_Eaeq_v1.1, whole genome shotgun sequence genomic DNA contains:
- the hdac10 gene encoding polyamine deacetylase HDAC10 isoform X2 produces the protein MENPLAARCRKKMGTALVHDEEMTRYKLLWFDPACAIETPERLTVSHEALVRTGLAARCVPTPVREASDDDILLVHSKEYLDAVKKTPYMTLDDLKEFTLHYGDVYFHPNIYHCAKLAVGAALQLVDAVMTGKVRNGMALVRPPGHHSMRSAASGFCVFNNVAIAAKYAQQKYAVQRVLIVDWDIHHGQGVQYAFEDDPSVLYFSWHRYEHQEFWPNLRDSDYDCVGKDNGAGFTINVPWNKIGMQNSDYLAVFCHVLLPVAYEFGPELVLVCAGFDSAIGDPEGEMCATPDVFAHLTHLLMNLAGGKLCAVLEGGYNLTSLSQSVCLTVQSLLGDPPPRPTDLQGPCQSALESIQCVRSAHRKYWSCLQHAAERPSSDVSTKLEASGEARVSKADLVWPQPARHLPPALGTAAVIPEDLLCPLGCFRFPRDPHSQDVDVSTWSSLTPRRDVDVSTWSSLTALVGRLEKNEIRNGLALVSDVSMAMAHVFGHTPKQRVLVVCVGDTEVLSGLPEDGKTLTVHFSKEALDKPRCKYYIPVCLKKSLMQAACSLLLPLSYQYDPDLVLLARVPGSHVDQSEWQQLVGLLQGLAGGHMLVLIQEGEKTLVGPTASSLSGSPASSLGPLPAPGAEDIEALESLKWRLTTDWKLLQTCKDFTACCSTKAATT, from the exons ATGGAGAACCCCCTTGCTGCCCGCTGCAGAAAGAAGATGGGCACAGCTTTAGTGCACGACGAAGAGATGACTCGCTACAAACTGCTGTGGTTTGA TCCAGCCTGTGCGATCGAGACCCCCGAGCGTCTGACAGTGAGTCACGAAGCCTTGGTCAGGACCGGCCTGGCTGCTCGATGTGTTCCTACACCTGTCCGAGAGGCCTCGGATGATGACATTCTACTAGTGCACAG CAAGGAGTACCTAGACGCAGTGAAGAAGACCCCCTACATGACTCTAGATGACCTCAAGGAGTTCACCCTACATTACGGGGACGTGTACTTTCACCCA AACATCTATCACTGTGCCAAATTGGCTGTGGGCGCCGCGTTGCAACTGGTAGATGCCGTTATGACCGGGAAGGTGAGAAATGGCATGGCTTTGGTCAG ACCCCCAGGACATCACAGCATGCGCAGTGCTGCCAGTGGATTCTGTGTCTTCAACAATGTGGCCATAGCAGCCAAGTACGCCCAGCAAAAATATGCTGTTCAAAG AGTGCTAATAGTCGACTGGGACATACATCATGGTCAAGGGGTGCAATATGCCTTTGAGGACGATCCAAG TGTGCTTTACTTCTCCTGGCATCGCTATGAGCACCAGGAATTCTGGCCTAATCTCAGAGACTCAGACTATGACTGTGTGGGCAAGGACAACGGTGCTGGCTTCACTATAAATGTGCCATGGAACAAG ATTGGAATGCAGAACAGCGACTACTTGGCCGTCTTCTGTCACGTCCTCCTGCCGGTCGCCTACGAG TTTGGCCCTGAGCTGGTGTTGGTGTGTGCAGGCTTTGACTCCGCCATCGGCGACCCAGAG GGTGAAATGTGTGCCACCCCGGACGTCTTCGCCCACCTCACTCACCTGCTGATGAACCTGGCCGGGGGGAAATTATGTGCCGTTTTGGAG gGAGGATACAACCTGACTTCACTCAGCCAGTCTGTGTGTCTCACTGTTCAAAGTCTGCTTGGCGACCCTCCGCCCCGGCCCACGGACCTCCAAGGACCCTGTCAAAG TGCTCTGGAGTCCATTCAGTGCGTGCGCTCCGCCCATCGCAAGTACTGGTCCTGCCTTCAACATGCAG CGGAAAGACCCTCCTCAGATGTGAGCACTAAGCTAGAAGCAAGTGGAGAGGCAAGAGTTAGCAAAGCTGACTTAGTGTGGCCCCAGCCTGCCAGACACCTTCCTCCTGCCTTGGGCACCGCAGCAGTGATCCCTGAGGACCTGCTTTGTCCCCTCGGCTGCTTCAGGTTCCCCCGAGACCCCCACTCACA AGATGTGGATGTTTCTACGTGGTCCAGCCTCACTCCAAGAAGAGATGTGGATGTTTCTACGTGGTCCAGCCTCACCGCACTTGTGGGGAGACTGGAGAAGAATGAG ATCAGAAACGGCTTGGCCTTGGTGAGTGACGTCTCCATGGCGATGGCGCATGTCTTCGGGCACACTCCCAAACAACG AGTTTTGGTGGTGTGTGTTGGAGACACTGAAGTCCTGAGTGGCCTACCAGAGGACGG GAAAACACTTACAGTGCACTTCAGCAAGGAGGCGCTAGACAAGCCCAGGTGCAAATATTACATCCCGGTGTGTCTGAAGAAGAGCTTGATGCAGGCCGCCTGCAGCCTCCTCCTGCCACTCAGCTACCAGTACGACCCCGACCTGGTCCTGCTGGCCCGGGTGCCAGGGAGCCACGTGGACCAGAGCGAGTGGCAGCAGCTTGTAGGCCTCCTGCAGGGTCTGGCTGGGGGTCACATGCTGGTGCTCATTCAG GAAGGTGAAAAGACTCTTGTGGGGCCGACAGCGTCCTCCCTCTCTGGGAGCCCCGCCTCCTCTCTGGGGCCACTTCCTGCTCCAGGAGCTGAGGACATTGAGGCGCTGGAGAGCCTGAAATGGCGGCTGACGACTGACTGGAAGCTACTGCAGACGTGCAAAGACTTTACTGCTTGTTGTTCAACAAAAGCAGCAACAACATGA
- the aplnr2 gene encoding apelin receptor 2, with amino-acid sequence MAVLRGEIEADMSDIMTSSSPALLFQCDYTDWSPSLSIIPSVYLAAFVVGCLGNGLVLWAYLDRAEGRLCCSQQGGAVSARRVLQKKKNEETCGRSRRFWSSASVPRPSRSLTDILIASLALADLCFLVTLPLWAAYTALGYHWTFGQGLCQLSSFLTALNMYASVFSLSMLSVERYWVLTGRRHSATPPAPAGGCPSRAVRVLGGMWALAGVLALPALLLRSVQEVELEPEEGSAVYSCQMDYSMLIGSELGEEERDGAEMWWAAALSLKSTLIGFLLPLLVLLVCYCSLARLLSGHFGRGPRPDRRRQRRLLRVIVTLVMAFFLCWLPLHVNKTLALLLEFGLLPYSCTLDQILLAAHPYVTCVAYLNSCLNPLLYAACDPSFRKKCKATLLCGMSCRKDGRGNEARKEEGSVDLHMRTQEARTQEADMVTEGCEG; translated from the coding sequence ATGGCTGTGCTGAGAGGTGAAATAGAGGCCGACATGTCAGACATCATGACCTCTTCTTCACCTGCTCTCCTCTTCCAATGTGATTACACCGACTGGTCTCCCTCCTTGTCCATCATCCCATCCGTCTACCTGGCAGCCTTTGTGGTGGGTTGCCTGGGCAACGGGCTAGTGCTCTGGGCCTACCTGGACCGAGCCGAGGGCAGGCTGTGTTGCAGCCAGCAGGGCGGCGCTGTCTCAGCACGGCGTGTCctacagaagaagaagaatgaggagACGTGCGGAAGAAGTCGCAGATTCTGGTCCAGCGCCTCCGTGCCACGCCCATCTCGTTCTCTAACGGACATCCTTATAGCTAGCTTAGCATTAGCTGACCTCTGCTTCCTGGTGACCTTGCCCCTGTGGGCGGCGTACACAGCTCTCGGCTACCATTGGACCTTCGGGCAAGGCCTCTGCCAGCTGAGCAGCTTCCTCACCGCCCTCAACATGTACGCCAGCGTGTTTAGTCTGAGCATGCTCAGTGTGGAGCGCTACTGGGTCCTGACGGGACGCCGGCACTCTGCCACCCCACCGGCCCCTGCGGGGGGATGCCCTAGTCGGGCAGTGCGGGTGCTCGGGGGGATGTGGGCGCTAGCGGGGGTGCTGGCGCTTCCCGCTTTGCTTTTGCGGTCCGTCCAGGAGGTGGAGCTGGAACCCGAGGAAGGTTCTGCGGTGTACTCGTGCCAGATGGACTACTCCATGCTGATTGGCTCAGAGCTGGGCGAGGAGGAAAGGGATGGAGCCGAGATGTGGTGGGCGGCGGCGCTGAGCCTCAAGTCCACGCTCATCGGCTTCCTGCTCCCTCTCCTAGTCTTACTGGTGTGCTACTGCTCGCTGGCCCGCCTCCTTAGCGGACACTTCGGACGGGGGCCTCGACCTGACCGCCGGCGCCAGCGCAGACTCCTCCGGGTCATCGTTACTCTGGTGATGGCCTTCTTCCTCTGCTGGCTGCCCCTGCATGTCAACAAGACATTAGCCCTGCTGCTGGAGTTTGGACTGCTCCCATACTCCTGCACCTTAGACCAGATCCTCCTGGCGGCGCACCCCTACGTCACCTGTGTTGCCTACCTCAACTCATGCCTCAACCCGCTCCTCTACGCCGCATGTGACCCCTCATTCCGCAAGAAATGCAAGGCCACTCTTTTGTGCGGGATGAGCTGCAGGAAGGACGGGAGGGGAAATGAGGCAAGGAAGGAGGAAGGCAGCGTGGACTTGCATATGAGGACACAGGAGGCTAGGACACAGGAGGCTGACATGGTCACTGAGGGGTGTGAGGGCTAG
- the hdac10 gene encoding polyamine deacetylase HDAC10 isoform X1 has translation MENPLAARCRKKMGTALVHDEEMTRYKLLWFDPACAIETPERLTVSHEALVRTGLAARCVPTPVREASDDDILLVHSKEYLDAVKKTPYMTLDDLKEFTLHYGDVYFHPNIYHCAKLAVGAALQLVDAVMTGKVRNGMALVRPPGHHSMRSAASGFCVFNNVAIAAKYAQQKYAVQRVLIVDWDIHHGQGVQYAFEDDPSVLYFSWHRYEHQEFWPNLRDSDYDCVGKDNGAGFTINVPWNKIGMQNSDYLAVFCHVLLPVAYEFGPELVLVCAGFDSAIGDPEGEMCATPDVFAHLTHLLMNLAGGKLCAVLEGGYNLTSLSQSVCLTVQSLLGDPPPRPTDLQGPCQSALESIQCVRSAHRKYWSCLQHAAERPSSDVSTKLEASGEARVSKADLVWPQPARHLPPALGTAAVIPEDLLCPLGCFRFPRDPHSQRDVDVSTWSSLTPRRDVDVSTWSSLTALVGRLEKNEIRNGLALVSDVSMAMAHVFGHTPKQRVLVVCVGDTEVLSGLPEDGKTLTVHFSKEALDKPRCKYYIPVCLKKSLMQAACSLLLPLSYQYDPDLVLLARVPGSHVDQSEWQQLVGLLQGLAGGHMLVLIQEGEKTLVGPTASSLSGSPASSLGPLPAPGAEDIEALESLKWRLTTDWKLLQTCKDFTACCSTKAATT, from the exons ATGGAGAACCCCCTTGCTGCCCGCTGCAGAAAGAAGATGGGCACAGCTTTAGTGCACGACGAAGAGATGACTCGCTACAAACTGCTGTGGTTTGA TCCAGCCTGTGCGATCGAGACCCCCGAGCGTCTGACAGTGAGTCACGAAGCCTTGGTCAGGACCGGCCTGGCTGCTCGATGTGTTCCTACACCTGTCCGAGAGGCCTCGGATGATGACATTCTACTAGTGCACAG CAAGGAGTACCTAGACGCAGTGAAGAAGACCCCCTACATGACTCTAGATGACCTCAAGGAGTTCACCCTACATTACGGGGACGTGTACTTTCACCCA AACATCTATCACTGTGCCAAATTGGCTGTGGGCGCCGCGTTGCAACTGGTAGATGCCGTTATGACCGGGAAGGTGAGAAATGGCATGGCTTTGGTCAG ACCCCCAGGACATCACAGCATGCGCAGTGCTGCCAGTGGATTCTGTGTCTTCAACAATGTGGCCATAGCAGCCAAGTACGCCCAGCAAAAATATGCTGTTCAAAG AGTGCTAATAGTCGACTGGGACATACATCATGGTCAAGGGGTGCAATATGCCTTTGAGGACGATCCAAG TGTGCTTTACTTCTCCTGGCATCGCTATGAGCACCAGGAATTCTGGCCTAATCTCAGAGACTCAGACTATGACTGTGTGGGCAAGGACAACGGTGCTGGCTTCACTATAAATGTGCCATGGAACAAG ATTGGAATGCAGAACAGCGACTACTTGGCCGTCTTCTGTCACGTCCTCCTGCCGGTCGCCTACGAG TTTGGCCCTGAGCTGGTGTTGGTGTGTGCAGGCTTTGACTCCGCCATCGGCGACCCAGAG GGTGAAATGTGTGCCACCCCGGACGTCTTCGCCCACCTCACTCACCTGCTGATGAACCTGGCCGGGGGGAAATTATGTGCCGTTTTGGAG gGAGGATACAACCTGACTTCACTCAGCCAGTCTGTGTGTCTCACTGTTCAAAGTCTGCTTGGCGACCCTCCGCCCCGGCCCACGGACCTCCAAGGACCCTGTCAAAG TGCTCTGGAGTCCATTCAGTGCGTGCGCTCCGCCCATCGCAAGTACTGGTCCTGCCTTCAACATGCAG CGGAAAGACCCTCCTCAGATGTGAGCACTAAGCTAGAAGCAAGTGGAGAGGCAAGAGTTAGCAAAGCTGACTTAGTGTGGCCCCAGCCTGCCAGACACCTTCCTCCTGCCTTGGGCACCGCAGCAGTGATCCCTGAGGACCTGCTTTGTCCCCTCGGCTGCTTCAGGTTCCCCCGAGACCCCCACTCACA AAGAGATGTGGATGTTTCTACGTGGTCCAGCCTCACTCCAAGAAGAGATGTGGATGTTTCTACGTGGTCCAGCCTCACCGCACTTGTGGGGAGACTGGAGAAGAATGAG ATCAGAAACGGCTTGGCCTTGGTGAGTGACGTCTCCATGGCGATGGCGCATGTCTTCGGGCACACTCCCAAACAACG AGTTTTGGTGGTGTGTGTTGGAGACACTGAAGTCCTGAGTGGCCTACCAGAGGACGG GAAAACACTTACAGTGCACTTCAGCAAGGAGGCGCTAGACAAGCCCAGGTGCAAATATTACATCCCGGTGTGTCTGAAGAAGAGCTTGATGCAGGCCGCCTGCAGCCTCCTCCTGCCACTCAGCTACCAGTACGACCCCGACCTGGTCCTGCTGGCCCGGGTGCCAGGGAGCCACGTGGACCAGAGCGAGTGGCAGCAGCTTGTAGGCCTCCTGCAGGGTCTGGCTGGGGGTCACATGCTGGTGCTCATTCAG GAAGGTGAAAAGACTCTTGTGGGGCCGACAGCGTCCTCCCTCTCTGGGAGCCCCGCCTCCTCTCTGGGGCCACTTCCTGCTCCAGGAGCTGAGGACATTGAGGCGCTGGAGAGCCTGAAATGGCGGCTGACGACTGACTGGAAGCTACTGCAGACGTGCAAAGACTTTACTGCTTGTTGTTCAACAAAAGCAGCAACAACATGA